The following are encoded together in the Lathyrus oleraceus cultivar Zhongwan6 chromosome 3, CAAS_Psat_ZW6_1.0, whole genome shotgun sequence genome:
- the LOC127127336 gene encoding TATA-box-binding protein isoform X1: MADQGLEGSQPVDLSKHPSGIVPTLQNIVSTVNLDCKLELKSIALQARNAEYNPKRFAAVIMRIREPKTTALIFASGKMVCTGAKSEVQSKLAARKYARIIQKLGFPAKFKDFKIQNIVGSCDVKFPIRLEGLAYSHGAFSSYEPELFPGLIYRMKQPKIVLLIFVSGKIVLTGAKVRDETYTAFENIYPVLTEFRKNQQ; this comes from the exons ATGGCTGATCAAGGATTGGAAGGGAGTCAACCTGTTGatctatcaaagcatccttcaGGGATTGTACCTACTCTTCA AAATATTGTGTCCACTGTCAATTTGGACTGTAAGTTGGAGCTAAAATCTATTGCGCTTCAAGCTCGTAATGCGGAGTATAATCCCAAG CGTTTTGCTGCTGTGATTATGAGGATCCGGGAACCAAAAACAACTGCACTTATTTTTGCATCTGGCAAAATG GTCTGTACTGGAGCTAAGAGTGAGGTACAATCGAAATTGGCAGCAAGGAAG TATGCTAGAATCATCCAGAAGCTAGGCTTCCCAGCTAAATTTAAG GATTTTAAGATTCAGAACATTGTTGGCTCTTGTGATGTCAAGTTCCCCATACGGCTTGAGGGTCTTGCATATTCCCACGGTGCTTTCTCAAGT TATGAACCGGAGTTGTTTCCAGGACTAATCTATCGAATGAAGCAGCCCAAGATAGTCTTGCTTATATTTGTTTCTGGAAAAATTGTTCTGACAGGAGCCAAG GTGAGAGATGAGACTTATACAGCCTTCGAGAACATATATCCAGTGCTTACTGAGTTCAGGAAAAACCAACAATG A
- the LOC127127336 gene encoding TATA-box-binding protein isoform X2 has protein sequence MADQGLEGSQPVDLSKHPSGIVPTLQNIVSTVNLDCKLELKSIALQARNAEYNPKRFAAVIMRIREPKTTALIFASGKMVCTGAKSEVQSKLAARKYARIIQKLGFPAKFKDFKIQNIVGSCDVKFPIRLEGLAYSHGAFSSYEPELFPGLIYRMKQPKIVLLIFVSGKIVLTGAKVRDETYTAFENIYPVLTEFRKNQQCFVLLSSIRYQIALQTSVFNLKDELRHLEFYFGLHICA, from the exons ATGGCTGATCAAGGATTGGAAGGGAGTCAACCTGTTGatctatcaaagcatccttcaGGGATTGTACCTACTCTTCA AAATATTGTGTCCACTGTCAATTTGGACTGTAAGTTGGAGCTAAAATCTATTGCGCTTCAAGCTCGTAATGCGGAGTATAATCCCAAG CGTTTTGCTGCTGTGATTATGAGGATCCGGGAACCAAAAACAACTGCACTTATTTTTGCATCTGGCAAAATG GTCTGTACTGGAGCTAAGAGTGAGGTACAATCGAAATTGGCAGCAAGGAAG TATGCTAGAATCATCCAGAAGCTAGGCTTCCCAGCTAAATTTAAG GATTTTAAGATTCAGAACATTGTTGGCTCTTGTGATGTCAAGTTCCCCATACGGCTTGAGGGTCTTGCATATTCCCACGGTGCTTTCTCAAGT TATGAACCGGAGTTGTTTCCAGGACTAATCTATCGAATGAAGCAGCCCAAGATAGTCTTGCTTATATTTGTTTCTGGAAAAATTGTTCTGACAGGAGCCAAG GTGAGAGATGAGACTTATACAGCCTTCGAGAACATATATCCAGTGCTTACTGAGTTCAGGAAAAACCAACAATG TTTTGTTTTGCTTTCTTCCATCCGTTATCAAATTGCACTGCAGACCTCAGTTTTTAATTTGAAAGATGAATTACGTCATCTAGAATTTTATTTTGGATTGCATATTTGCGCGTAA